A window from Hymenobacter volaticus encodes these proteins:
- a CDS encoding T9SS type A sorting domain-containing protein, with the protein MSPYLYDKATNRLVHLRDSVFRVNLTALDVLNPLVDRFELRFSQPLLAATAPWSPTGTVEVYPNPASGQVKVWVPATKGAPRVQATLLNSLGQVVHRQEAPSPRPVRPYNWT; encoded by the coding sequence TTGAGCCCATACCTGTACGATAAGGCTACCAACCGATTAGTACATCTGCGCGATTCCGTATTCCGCGTCAACCTGACGGCATTAGACGTACTCAACCCCCTTGTGGACCGCTTCGAGCTGCGTTTTAGCCAGCCTCTTCTAGCTGCCACGGCCCCTTGGTCTCCGACTGGCACTGTGGAAGTATACCCCAACCCGGCCAGCGGGCAGGTTAAGGTATGGGTGCCAGCAACAAAGGGCGCGCCACGCGTACAGGCCACGCTACTCAACAGTCTAGGACAAGTGGTCCACCGGCAGGAGGCCCCCTCCCCGCGGCCGGTACGACCCTACAATTGGACGTGA
- a CDS encoding LLM class flavin-dependent oxidoreductase, protein MSTSHKVHLSVLDQSPVRQGGSARQALQETIELARLADRLGYTRFWVSEHHNTGTLAGSAPEVLLARLGAETKRIRLGSGGVMLPHYSALKVAESFRLLEALYPGRIDLGIGRAPGTDRITAHALNPHNAFRDEDFAEQLMDLRAFLRDEVVPDTIHAKVKAAPFIDTVPELWLLSSSGQSGLFAAHVGAAFSFAHFINPKGGPDMVRLYKERFRPSPELAAPLANVAIFVLCAETEAKAQELADALALQMLKLETGDRTPIGSADTVRNYPLTPELRARLDYHHQRMVSGNPEQVREQLEELATAYGVNEVTAVTITYDFQDRLRSYELLAEAFQLNPVSQLLAQAY, encoded by the coding sequence ATGTCAACTTCCCATAAAGTGCACCTCAGTGTCCTCGACCAGTCGCCGGTGCGGCAGGGCGGCTCAGCCCGGCAGGCGCTGCAGGAAACAATAGAGTTAGCCCGCCTAGCCGATCGATTGGGCTACACTCGTTTTTGGGTATCAGAGCACCACAATACCGGTACGCTAGCGGGCTCGGCGCCGGAAGTATTGCTGGCCCGGCTCGGTGCCGAAACCAAGCGCATCCGGCTTGGCTCGGGCGGCGTGATGCTGCCCCACTATTCGGCTTTGAAAGTGGCCGAAAGCTTTCGTTTGCTGGAAGCCCTCTATCCCGGCCGCATCGACCTCGGCATCGGCCGTGCCCCGGGCACCGACCGGATTACGGCTCACGCCCTCAATCCGCACAACGCCTTCCGCGACGAAGACTTCGCCGAGCAGCTCATGGATTTGCGCGCTTTCCTGCGCGATGAAGTGGTGCCCGATACCATCCACGCCAAAGTGAAAGCGGCCCCTTTCATTGACACCGTGCCGGAATTGTGGCTGCTCAGCTCGAGTGGGCAAAGCGGCTTGTTTGCGGCGCACGTGGGGGCAGCGTTTTCGTTTGCGCACTTCATCAACCCTAAAGGCGGCCCCGATATGGTACGACTATATAAGGAGCGGTTCCGTCCATCCCCCGAACTGGCCGCTCCGTTAGCCAATGTGGCCATTTTCGTGCTCTGCGCCGAAACCGAAGCAAAAGCCCAGGAACTAGCCGACGCGCTGGCGCTGCAGATGCTGAAGCTGGAAACCGGCGACCGTACTCCTATCGGTTCCGCAGACACCGTACGCAACTACCCACTCACGCCCGAGCTACGCGCCCGCCTCGATTACCATCACCAGCGTATGGTGTCCGGCAACCCCGAGCAAGTGCGCGAGCAACTCGAAGAACTAGCCACTGCGTACGGCGTGAACGAGGTAACTGCAGTTACTATCACCTACGATTTCCAGGACCGCCTTCGCTCCTACGAGTTGCTGGCCGAGGCATTTCAGCTAAATCCGGTGTCTCAGTTGCTGGCCCAAGCTTATTAG
- a CDS encoding delta-60 repeat domain-containing protein, with protein MSHFLLSGTPNWRKNGIGLWLLWFLLSLSANTALAQNMTPFTVRVTPAGPLTLCSGSPLELTATAVYPAFNVGTGFNDSNEGVRAVIVQPDGKVLAGGYFATYNGVPRNRLVRLNTDGSLDPSFQTGTGFVDGVISLALQPDGKVLVGGFFTSYNGTRRNRIARLNADGSLDPTFDAGTRIGNGGVLSLALQPDGKVLLGGFFNDNNGTSPTPNSIVRLNADGTLDPSFSIGRGFNNGVRAVALQPDGKVLVGGFFTSYNGNACKRVARINPDGSFDASFKTGIDAAVYALTVQPTDGKVLVGGTFTSYNGSPRNRIARLNPDGNLDTSFDAGFDDEVYDLAVQPDGKVLVGGTFTAFKGDSTKRMARLNPDGSRDATFRMGTGFNTGKSLGNYALGVYDVALQPDGKILAGGNFSTYNRAPRNHIARLEADGGLNINATTVPGTITTSWWKDNVHVNATGSTLAVASPGEYYAKATIGGMEVTSDIVRVNSSRGSPTQVQPRRLAQPALLLPWSAPTYRA; from the coding sequence ATGAGCCATTTTCTACTTTCTGGTACCCCGAACTGGCGCAAAAACGGAATCGGCCTGTGGCTACTGTGGTTCCTGTTAAGCTTAAGCGCCAATACTGCGCTGGCACAAAACATGACGCCCTTCACTGTGCGCGTGACGCCAGCTGGACCTCTAACCCTATGTTCGGGCTCCCCCTTGGAGTTGACTGCTACGGCAGTATACCCAGCCTTTAACGTAGGTACGGGCTTTAATGATAGCAATGAGGGGGTAAGAGCCGTTATTGTGCAACCCGACGGCAAAGTGCTAGCAGGTGGATATTTTGCTACTTACAATGGGGTTCCGCGCAACCGCCTTGTTCGCCTGAATACGGATGGCAGCTTAGACCCTTCCTTCCAAACAGGCACGGGCTTCGTAGATGGGGTGATTAGCTTAGCCTTGCAGCCCGACGGCAAAGTGTTGGTTGGCGGCTTTTTCACTTCTTACAATGGCACTAGGCGCAACCGCATTGCTCGCCTCAATGCTGATGGTAGCCTGGATCCAACCTTCGATGCGGGCACCAGAATTGGTAATGGTGGGGTCCTAAGTCTCGCCCTGCAGCCCGATGGCAAAGTGCTGCTCGGCGGCTTTTTCAACGACAACAACGGTACTTCGCCCACGCCGAACAGCATTGTCCGCCTCAATGCGGATGGCACTCTGGATCCTAGTTTCAGCATCGGCAGAGGCTTCAATAATGGCGTAAGAGCCGTGGCGTTGCAGCCCGATGGCAAAGTACTGGTTGGCGGCTTTTTTACTTCTTATAATGGCAACGCTTGTAAGCGCGTGGCCCGCATCAACCCTGATGGCAGCTTTGATGCTAGCTTCAAAACGGGTATTGACGCGGCGGTGTATGCTCTTACGGTGCAGCCTACGGATGGCAAAGTGCTAGTAGGAGGCACGTTCACGTCTTACAACGGAAGTCCGCGCAACCGCATTGCCCGCCTTAACCCCGATGGCAACCTGGATACTTCTTTCGACGCGGGCTTTGATGATGAAGTGTATGACCTTGCGGTACAGCCCGACGGTAAAGTACTGGTTGGCGGCACGTTTACCGCTTTCAAGGGCGACTCAACCAAGCGCATGGCCCGCCTCAACCCCGACGGCAGCCGGGACGCTACCTTCCGCATGGGCACGGGCTTTAATACCGGTAAAAGCCTGGGCAACTACGCCCTTGGGGTGTATGACGTTGCCCTGCAGCCCGATGGTAAAATCTTAGCCGGGGGTAACTTTTCCACTTACAATCGGGCTCCGCGCAATCATATTGCCCGCCTTGAGGCCGATGGCGGCCTCAATATCAACGCCACCACCGTACCCGGCACTATCACTACCTCTTGGTGGAAAGACAACGTGCATGTTAACGCAACGGGTAGTACACTTGCTGTAGCTAGCCCTGGAGAATACTACGCCAAGGCAACAATAGGCGGTATGGAGGTGACGTCGGACATAGTAAGAGTGAATTCCTCCCGGGGCTCGCCAACGCAAGTCCAACCCCGGCGTTTGGCGCAGCCGGCACTACTATTACCCTGGTCGGCACCAACCTACAGGGCATAA
- a CDS encoding nSTAND1 domain-containing NTPase, with product MEQVIEQTFRLLTRTNGQRVVRNRLTGAEITAILNDPLLTWPVVCQVLRPFRESGTTFLSPFLLGEDDDQQVPPPDTVLDITHESLIRNWNHLAEWANSEAADVRTAQDLMQQADRWQANAEDAGFLLPIGPYTYFSEWNRRKKVSESWLAHYVATGPSAAHRQEQAAERSTVLTRFLAASRRQLSVPLLVARYGLGRLVAVVLLPVLLVGMGWLAWSARQKRADYVAYSIIEERLPSLTSPYVSVNNKARFLIDTDRLQNFVYQPWFGGHGKAFYAFPRMLDALQGNSLPLNIELAMYQRASNEHYDVADREHPWTRQLLFDLDNRLTKAGSISVPHKGQSTLSADQREVAVFTARTVMAVTYHLTYAALHKQQATRLRMSPAEETQRLEAIKLKLLLHLREYVRQEVSTTQGSTPNPVDFAFCVQVLLAQGNYSPTDLGFLDKINPLVPVSAARQQFLRLFPAAMNVHTNGGSFGHSGGYQVAAILFAAQRRPAEVMQCLDSLRTYSTRLKDADGGIALLPYLVKYELFTPENIYPLLRSCSKIGTLSFNELYAATVYSLLSVSPAPRVYMVSPSYHDYESKVVATDAIKLGLVSPDRLSLDRVSFSIPNSARDKAWAALAQATPTIATAEPLFVEKAVHGPASYPRNQSFLEAFLAKTHGVYLAEIKHDSLAAARAFNEFSQALIRLKRLRTGQEAINVLEWNLGSAEVIDVAQASAVAQDPIRYLQQPARPKTLEFEAYYTCAFNSFFSDELRRAATSPTPDLGVIRQLDSIAFLEAAFPDRSSSTREFSLEKEALHRIKDNAPNLAWMRALVRVPLAGDEARARRNAFLYQVSAALQDERQLRHLTLARDILPFLPKLAQQPRFTHVPLQMALSDLATVLARAGRVSEAFQLAAALPTPLPTITDIRAGEQIMLTNNQGQQARLDSFLLTYQQTVRQTPAMAVGSSISPFYWRHKEYSAEFAKTANFLIQEGPTFIRQRGFYSMAVGRSLADNSYQALRDAPAYTPEDERQLYFNCILTGLAHLKIARPNDGWHEYDDLSMLYITNDYSGLLD from the coding sequence GTGGAGCAGGTAATCGAGCAAACGTTTCGATTACTCACGCGCACCAATGGACAGCGCGTGGTGCGCAACCGCCTGACCGGTGCCGAGATTACCGCCATTCTCAACGACCCCTTGCTGACCTGGCCGGTTGTCTGCCAGGTTTTGCGCCCTTTTCGGGAATCAGGTACTACGTTTCTCTCACCCTTTTTGCTGGGTGAAGACGACGATCAACAAGTGCCCCCGCCCGATACGGTGCTCGATATAACCCACGAGAGTTTGATCCGAAACTGGAATCATCTCGCCGAGTGGGCCAACAGCGAAGCCGCCGATGTCCGTACCGCCCAGGATCTGATGCAGCAAGCCGACCGCTGGCAGGCGAACGCCGAGGATGCAGGCTTTCTTCTGCCCATTGGGCCTTATACCTACTTCTCGGAGTGGAACCGCCGCAAAAAGGTAAGCGAGAGTTGGCTGGCGCACTACGTGGCAACTGGACCTAGCGCCGCGCACCGCCAAGAGCAAGCTGCCGAGCGTAGCACGGTGCTTACCCGCTTTCTGGCGGCTAGCCGCCGCCAGCTGTCGGTGCCACTCCTGGTGGCCCGCTACGGCTTGGGCCGCCTCGTGGCGGTGGTTTTACTGCCCGTGCTACTGGTAGGAATGGGGTGGCTGGCGTGGTCGGCCCGTCAGAAACGGGCCGACTACGTGGCGTATTCCATTATCGAGGAGCGGCTGCCTTCTCTGACCTCCCCTTACGTATCGGTAAACAACAAGGCCCGCTTTCTCATTGACACCGACCGGCTTCAAAATTTTGTTTATCAGCCTTGGTTTGGGGGCCACGGCAAAGCTTTTTATGCTTTTCCGCGGATGCTTGATGCATTGCAGGGCAACAGTCTTCCACTCAATATCGAGTTGGCGATGTACCAGCGGGCCAGCAACGAGCACTACGACGTAGCCGACCGGGAGCACCCCTGGACCCGCCAGTTGCTCTTCGATTTAGACAATCGACTCACCAAAGCAGGCAGTATTTCGGTGCCCCATAAAGGCCAGTCCACGCTGAGTGCCGACCAGCGAGAGGTAGCAGTATTCACGGCCCGGACCGTCATGGCGGTTACGTACCACCTGACATATGCCGCGCTTCACAAGCAGCAAGCCACTCGTCTGCGGATGTCCCCTGCCGAGGAGACTCAACGCCTGGAAGCTATAAAGTTGAAATTACTATTGCACCTACGCGAATACGTTCGGCAGGAAGTAAGTACCACCCAAGGCAGCACGCCCAACCCAGTTGACTTCGCTTTTTGCGTCCAGGTGCTGCTCGCCCAGGGCAACTATAGCCCAACTGATTTAGGTTTTCTGGATAAAATAAATCCCCTTGTTCCTGTTTCTGCTGCCCGGCAGCAGTTTCTGCGGCTTTTTCCTGCTGCCATGAATGTTCATACCAACGGCGGCAGCTTTGGGCACAGCGGGGGCTACCAAGTAGCCGCTATTCTGTTTGCGGCCCAACGACGGCCAGCCGAGGTAATGCAGTGTCTGGATTCGCTACGTACTTACTCCACTAGGCTCAAGGATGCGGATGGAGGTATTGCGCTGCTGCCCTACTTAGTGAAATACGAGCTTTTCACGCCCGAGAACATTTATCCGCTGTTGCGCAGCTGTAGCAAGATAGGAACCTTATCCTTCAATGAGTTGTACGCCGCCACCGTATACAGCCTGCTTAGTGTCAGTCCGGCCCCGAGAGTGTACATGGTAAGCCCCTCCTACCACGACTACGAGTCGAAGGTGGTGGCAACTGATGCCATCAAATTGGGTTTGGTTAGTCCAGACCGTCTGAGCCTGGACCGGGTAAGCTTCTCGATACCCAATTCCGCACGGGACAAGGCGTGGGCTGCGTTGGCGCAAGCTACCCCCACCATTGCTACCGCCGAACCTCTCTTCGTTGAAAAAGCAGTGCATGGTCCTGCTAGCTACCCCCGCAACCAATCATTTCTAGAAGCTTTTCTGGCGAAAACCCACGGGGTGTACCTAGCCGAAATAAAGCATGACTCCCTAGCGGCTGCACGAGCATTCAATGAGTTCAGTCAGGCCCTTATAAGACTCAAAAGGTTGCGGACGGGGCAAGAGGCCATCAACGTGTTGGAATGGAATTTAGGCTCCGCCGAAGTTATCGACGTAGCGCAAGCTAGTGCGGTTGCACAAGACCCGATCCGTTACCTGCAGCAACCAGCTCGCCCTAAAACCCTGGAGTTTGAAGCCTACTATACCTGCGCTTTCAATTCGTTCTTTTCGGATGAACTCCGGCGCGCCGCTACCTCGCCCACCCCGGATCTAGGCGTAATCCGGCAGCTAGACAGTATTGCCTTCCTAGAAGCGGCCTTTCCCGACCGCTCTTCAAGTACCCGCGAGTTTTCTTTGGAAAAGGAGGCCTTGCACCGCATCAAGGATAACGCGCCCAATCTAGCTTGGATGCGGGCTCTGGTTCGGGTGCCGCTAGCAGGCGACGAGGCGCGCGCCCGCCGCAACGCCTTTCTGTATCAGGTTTCTGCCGCCTTGCAAGACGAGCGGCAGTTGCGCCACTTAACGCTGGCGCGAGATATTTTGCCCTTCTTGCCCAAGCTTGCTCAGCAGCCGCGCTTTACGCACGTGCCTTTGCAGATGGCACTTTCCGACTTAGCTACCGTTCTGGCGCGCGCCGGGCGCGTATCAGAGGCCTTTCAACTCGCGGCGGCCTTGCCCACGCCATTGCCAACTATCACGGATATTCGGGCGGGCGAGCAAATCATGTTAACCAACAACCAAGGCCAGCAGGCCCGGCTCGACAGCTTCTTGCTGACGTATCAGCAGACGGTTAGGCAAACCCCCGCTATGGCGGTCGGCAGCAGTATCAGCCCGTTTTACTGGCGGCATAAAGAGTATAGTGCTGAGTTCGCCAAGACGGCAAATTTCCTTATTCAAGAAGGTCCTACTTTCATTCGGCAGCGGGGCTTTTATTCTATGGCCGTTGGCCGAAGCTTAGCCGACAATAGTTACCAAGCCCTCCGCGACGCCCCGGCGTATACACCCGAGGACGAGCGCCAGCTGTATTTTAATTGTATCCTGACAGGGCTGGCGCACCTGAAGATAGCGCGCCCTAATGATGGTTGGCACGAGTATGATGACTTGTCGATGCTGTACATCACGAACGATTATAGCGGCTTACTTGACTAA
- a CDS encoding TonB-dependent siderophore receptor yields the protein MSRPALLLLLSLPLSGLAHALPLSVATNPTVASALVGADDPVRRGWLTGKVSDAAGKPVEGVTVALKGTSFGTSTTADGSFRLSAQAGAYQLVVSSIGYITQEVPVAVTGGESTPVPAFTLAVSNQNLSEVTVTGAKSLNQRAVTVGKLPVATLDLPQSAVTVEREVLEQQQVLRLSDALVNVSGLYVTSTTGGTQEELGSRGFAYGSNNTFKNGVRFNNGVMPEASSLERMEVLKGSAAILYGNVAAGGVLNLVTKKPQFEKGGSVGLRVGSFGLWKPIFDVYGGVGKSEKVAFRLNGTYENANSFRDQVESNRVYVNPSVLFELTPKTTLILEGDYLRDNRTPDFGVGAIDYNVLESRTRFLNVPGAKNATTQTSSTATLTSRLNDKWQIRAVGGFQRYDNEQRTGNRPSTIRNGVIPGSPATATRPAIPERYKESLYGNWARTLSRTETSENYYLAQLDLTGKVRTGFLEHTVLVGADADQYNTQALTFTAQPYDSINVFDRSRVLAQPTNSVSSFDALYRNTRTFTNTRRAGFYVQDLMSISEKVKLLAGVRWSYQETPSDVYTYAAPTAADQSLKVTQQNRRFDNAFSPRLGLVYQPIKTTSLFASYANSFQPNTGQDVTGVALPPSTFDQYEVGIKNDLFHGLLSANVTAYQIVNSNLAQTYLGPITDANGKTTDNLNTNIKELAGEVTSKGVEVDVQSKPMMGWTFITGYSYNHTAYTKSNIYENNSRLRYNPAHTANFSLYYNFGSSFGDNSFLRGLTAGVTSYYVGDKLAGRNTRLYDPATGKPFVDASKNPSGDAFRLISIPDYVLFDASLGYTYDRFSVRVKLANILDELSYNMHDDNSVNPIAPRNFSATASYRF from the coding sequence ATGTCTCGACCTGCTCTACTCTTACTCCTTTCGTTGCCGCTTAGCGGCCTTGCGCATGCTCTTCCTTTGTCAGTAGCCACCAATCCAACCGTTGCTTCGGCCCTTGTGGGTGCCGATGATCCGGTTCGGCGGGGCTGGTTGACCGGCAAGGTAAGCGACGCCGCAGGCAAGCCAGTGGAAGGTGTAACGGTAGCGCTGAAAGGCACTTCGTTCGGCACGAGCACAACCGCCGATGGTAGCTTCCGCTTGTCGGCGCAGGCAGGCGCTTACCAGTTGGTAGTAAGCAGCATTGGCTACATAACACAGGAAGTACCGGTAGCAGTAACCGGCGGCGAAAGCACGCCCGTGCCCGCCTTCACGCTGGCCGTAAGCAACCAGAACCTATCGGAAGTAACCGTGACGGGTGCAAAGTCACTGAATCAGCGGGCCGTGACCGTGGGGAAACTGCCAGTCGCTACTCTCGATTTGCCCCAGAGCGCTGTAACCGTAGAACGCGAAGTACTGGAGCAGCAGCAAGTGCTACGCCTCAGCGATGCCCTCGTCAACGTGAGCGGCCTATACGTAACCAGCACCACCGGCGGTACGCAAGAAGAATTAGGCAGCCGCGGCTTTGCGTATGGCAGCAACAACACCTTCAAAAACGGCGTCCGCTTCAACAACGGTGTGATGCCGGAAGCATCTTCTTTGGAGCGCATGGAAGTGCTAAAGGGTAGCGCAGCTATTTTGTACGGCAACGTAGCGGCCGGTGGCGTGCTTAACCTGGTTACCAAGAAGCCACAGTTCGAGAAGGGCGGCTCGGTAGGACTACGCGTCGGCAGCTTCGGCCTCTGGAAGCCGATCTTTGATGTGTACGGCGGCGTAGGCAAAAGCGAGAAGGTAGCCTTCCGCTTGAATGGCACCTACGAAAATGCCAACAGCTTCCGCGACCAAGTAGAGTCCAACCGGGTGTACGTCAACCCGTCCGTTCTCTTCGAATTGACGCCGAAGACCACGCTGATCTTAGAAGGCGACTACCTCCGCGACAACAGGACGCCGGATTTTGGGGTGGGCGCTATTGATTACAACGTGCTGGAATCGCGCACCCGCTTTCTGAACGTACCAGGCGCGAAAAATGCTACCACGCAAACCAGTTCTACCGCCACGCTCACCAGCCGCCTCAACGACAAGTGGCAGATTCGCGCAGTAGGCGGCTTCCAGCGCTACGACAACGAGCAGCGCACCGGCAACCGCCCCTCCACCATTCGCAACGGCGTGATTCCTGGCAGCCCAGCAACCGCCACTAGGCCTGCTATTCCTGAGCGTTACAAAGAAAGCCTCTACGGCAACTGGGCGCGCACCCTGAGCCGCACTGAAACTTCCGAAAACTATTACCTCGCCCAACTGGACCTCACGGGCAAGGTTCGCACTGGTTTCCTGGAGCACACCGTGCTCGTTGGCGCCGACGCCGATCAGTACAACACGCAGGCACTAACTTTCACGGCACAGCCCTACGACTCTATCAATGTGTTTGACCGTAGCCGCGTGCTGGCACAGCCCACCAATAGCGTAAGCAGCTTCGACGCCCTGTATCGCAACACCCGCACGTTTACCAATACGCGCCGCGCTGGCTTCTACGTGCAGGATTTGATGAGCATTTCCGAGAAAGTGAAGTTGCTGGCTGGTGTGCGTTGGAGCTACCAAGAAACGCCGAGCGACGTGTACACCTACGCTGCGCCTACTGCCGCCGACCAGAGCCTGAAAGTAACGCAGCAAAACCGTCGCTTTGATAACGCCTTCTCGCCACGCCTGGGGTTGGTGTATCAGCCGATCAAGACAACTTCGTTGTTTGCCTCCTACGCTAACTCCTTTCAGCCGAACACCGGCCAAGATGTTACCGGTGTGGCGTTGCCCCCCTCCACCTTCGATCAGTATGAGGTAGGCATTAAGAATGACTTGTTTCACGGGTTGCTGTCGGCCAACGTAACGGCCTACCAAATTGTGAACAGCAACCTCGCGCAGACCTACCTAGGACCTATCACCGACGCCAACGGGAAAACCACGGACAACCTAAACACCAACATCAAAGAGCTAGCCGGCGAAGTAACTAGCAAGGGCGTGGAAGTAGATGTGCAAAGCAAGCCGATGATGGGCTGGACTTTTATCACGGGCTATAGCTACAACCACACGGCTTACACTAAGAGCAACATCTACGAAAACAACAGCCGCCTGCGCTATAACCCCGCGCATACGGCCAACTTCAGCCTATACTACAACTTCGGCAGCAGCTTCGGCGACAACAGCTTCCTGCGCGGCCTTACAGCGGGCGTGACTTCCTACTATGTAGGCGACAAGCTAGCTGGCCGTAACACGCGCCTCTACGACCCGGCCACGGGCAAGCCATTTGTTGATGCCAGTAAAAACCCAAGCGGAGACGCTTTCCGCCTCATCAGTATCCCCGACTATGTGCTGTTCGATGCTTCGCTCGGCTACACGTACGACCGGTTTTCGGTGCGGGTGAAACTTGCCAACATCCTGGATGAGTTGAGCTATAATATGCACGACGACAACAGCGTGAACCCTATTGCGCCCCGCAACTTCTCGGCTACGGCTAGCTATCGGTTCTAG